ttctcggacatggggttcctacacttaggcagattctggatgtttggggggaactccctcggaggtgaaccggagagaaccttgagatcatatgggattatcctcgttaccacatgtacctatgacctaaccaacctcaaatggaggcatatgcccaccgggggaccctcgATGGGATGCAGTGAAAGGGTTAGACCGagtggtcaacagaactagggttttgtcagaaatcgagcatcggatggggtgaatggccccaaaacttgtgtttatccacatggcatgcaaaaaagtgatttgagatggttttatatccaaggctaccccccaggtgtgtccggcttctcggacatggggttcctacacttaggcagattctggatgtatatggggaactccctcggaggtgaaccggagataaACTTGAGAACATATGGGAGTGATCATggaatcgtgaactgtatacataacgggtattttggacagctagtccgggatcCCCACAGTCCAGACCGCGGAAACAGAAGATGTCGATCAGAGGTCTAGATTGTGGTCTGATGTGTGTTTCAGGTTAGGATCAGCCGGTCAGAGAAGCCAGGATCCAGGAAAATGAACAGAAGATGAACCGGCGGCTCCCGCTCGATGGTTCTCGGTTTTCTGCCTTTCTCACATAGCTACTAGCTAGGCTCATTGATTACCCTAAAAAAGTCCTAGAATGATCGCTCGATAGGTAAGGCATCCACTCCGTTCAGACTCAAGACTTGAGCATTTCTCCATGGATCTTGCTAATGGGCTGTCTACGGCTAGCTAAACATATATATAAGCCAGCTAAAAATATTTGGGGCCCCCGAAAATCTTGGGCCCTGTGCGGGCCGCACAAGTTGCACACCTGCCCGCCCGGACCTGATTGTTGGTGATTTTCAGTACCTCACTCTCACATAGCCAAATATGTCGTTTTCTGTAAATAAGATCTGCCAATATCTTCATGCTCCCACTACTGCTCACTAGACGGTTGCTAAACACATTCTTCGCTATGTTAAGGATACATCTCAGCTTGGTATTATTTTCCGGAAATCATCTTCTACACTTCTCAGTGCTTCCTCGGATGCTGGTTGGGCAGACTGTCTTGAGGATCGCTGCGTCACTGGAGGATTTCCTATTTTTCTAGGTCTAAATCTGGTGTCCTAGAATGCTAAAAAGCAAGTCATTGTATCTCGGTACAGTACAGAGACTGAATACAAAGTCTTAGCCAATGCAACTACAGAGTTAATTTGGGTTGAAGTTGTTCTTCGTGAACTAGGTGTGAAGCTCCGAGAGAAGCTTTATTTACGGTGTGATAATCTGGGTGCAGCATTTTTGTGCCAATCCAGTATTTCATGCCCGCACCAAACACATTAAGATTGATTATCACTTTGTTCGTGATGTGAGCGTGTTGCTAGCAACAGTCTTGACATCAAGTTCATCTCGACCAAGGACTAGATGGCTGATGGCTTTACCAAATCACTTGTTGTAAAATCTCTAGATGAGTTTAAGCGGAATCTAAACCTGTCCCGTGGTTTAGAATAAGGGGGATGTTAGAGTAGGTTATCGTATGTGTACATGTACGGAGTAGTACCCCGACGTACACGTACAACTCATGTATTTTCCATGTATGGGGGCTTTCCCTACACCATATAAACACATAACCGATACCCTACGGGTACGCATCGTTCCGCCAAACACATGACATGTAGGTTATTGAAAATTGTTCATCATGAACACGATATATCACACTGAAATAGAAAAAAATCTAGGAATTGGTTCCCATAGATAAACTCCGTGAGTGTTATTTCTTAGAAAAGCATGTACATTTTTTATTATACATGTGAATTTTCATGTGGATTATGTTTAAATGTATGACGCAAGATAAACTAGTGAGAACCGTGGTAACGCACGGGTATTCAACTAGTGCCCCCCTAATTTCGTTCAGGGTTATCTGATCTGGTTTGGGTGGGATGACTCTTCCTCAAGTTCGACGAGCCATAGAAATATCAAACTTCCGATAAATTTTTTACTTTTCATAGCTTCATTTTTGACTTCTGCTCGTTCAGCCACATTAGACACACTCGGTTGATGTTCTAGCTGGTCCTCTCGTTGTTTTTTACATTGATTTTAGCATGACGAGAAATGGTCTTAGCACCCTCGTGCTCAAAAGGATGGTCATAATTAACTCCAGTGAGAAAGAAAAAGATGAGGTTGTTCTCGGGACCGTCCTCTTGATAGACCGGACACATGTCCAGGCACCCCCAAAGCAGCCACAGCTTAAGGCGTATTAGAGGCATTATTAGGGTCACCTGTACAGATGCTCTTATCAAGATAAAATATCAATTAAGAACATCCACTTTCAATAATTCTGGTAAAGCACCAACTAGAGAAAATACAATAGTCAGCTGGCTAATAACCTAttccacataagtaaaattctagGTGAATGAGTGAGAAAGGAGGAGAGAGAAAAGATTTTTAACCTATTCCGCTGATTTGGTATTACAGATCTACATATTTTGGTATATATTCATGGTCAATTTGTTTTTTACTTTTTACGTAAATCTAAATTTATACACCTTATTTAGGGATGGAGGAAGTAATAAttcactaagagcatctccaacagccgCGCTAAATCTTGGCGCTGTAAAAGCGCTTTGCAGGGCGCTTCATTCATGTTTTGCGCGTGAGGACATATTCACCTCCAGCAGAAGCTCTATCCATCGCTGTATCTTGGAGCTGTAAAAATCAGTAGTTGTTTCTGCGCGCGACGTTATACCGCGCGCTCTTTTCGGTGCGGTAGATATAGTGCACGATATAGTGCTTTTGCCCCAAGCTATATTTTACAGTGCCGGATAGAGCGCCTATTGGAGCATTATTTTACGTCCGCGCGCTAAACCAGGCACTTTTTTGGATACAGCGCTGGATAgagcgtctgttggagatgctctaacacatgAAAAGGATGcgcttagttttttttttttttttttttttgagaattaagGATGCGCTTAGTTAAACCCTGTGAAAGGCTGCCCACTAGGTTGCTGGGCCTTTTGCCTTGGGCTGGGATGCAGCTTTCTTCTCCTTCTCACCCAAGAAACAGTGGCATCGACACCCCCTAGCATTTCATCTGCAGCAGCACGAGCATGGAACGCGCGCCCATGAGTCCCGAAATTCTTCGAATCGGTCGTGCGGGAGAGGAGGAAGATCGCAGCCCGCCAAAAATCAATACTACTCGCTGGTCCGTTCGTGTTCCCACCCACATAAAAGCGACGAATGTGACTGGGGAGAAATACCTCGTTCCAACTGCAGAAAGAGGGGGAAAATAGCTAGGGTTCGGACTTCGGGGTAGGGAGAGAAGAAGGGGGTTCTATTCGCTGGTGGTTTCGCTCCCGGAGGCGATCGatcgatcccgccgccgccgtttCCAGGAGCCGATACGCCATCATCAGCAGCGAGGTAAATAAGTTTCTCGGATCGCCGCCGGCGCCGTACGGTGGTGGTTTCCTTCATTGCGGCTAATGTTTAAAGATCACACTAGTACTGCTGCTACTACCGCGCTAGTGATCGTCGCTTATTAGTGAATACCACGAACTAGAAAGGAAGTCGTAGAGATGTAGATTGGGGATAATGCTACTGTACTACCAGCGATGATGATTGCTGATTAGGAAAGAATGCCACTTTTCCAGTTGAAATTGACAAGTTGTATAATGCTAGTAGTAGAAAGGAGGACGAGGTAAATGCTTGGAGAACATCAACATATGGAGTGTATTTGATTAGCTGAGAATTTGTAGGATGAAAAACAGACCTCTTTTTGTGTGTGTGTTTGCCTGTGAGTTTGTGTTATCTGTAGAAAACATGTAGGAGGAACTTTTTTTCTCTCCCAAAGTTGCTACTTTTATGCGGTGAGACATGCAGTTTCAGAAGAAAATATCACAAATTTCTAGAAAATGATAGGAAATGAGGGGGACATTATGGGAGGAGGGGGTTTTACTTCTGGTGGCTTCGCTCCGGAAGCGATTGATCGATCCTGCTGCCGCCGTTACTACGATCTGATAAGCCATTATCAGTAGCTGAGGTAAAGTTTCTCGGATCGCCGCCGGCGCCGTACGTTGGTGGTTTCCTACTTTCCTTTACTGCGGCTAATGTTTAAAGATCACACTAGTACTGCTGCTACTACCTCGCTGGTGATCCTCGCAGATTAGTGAATGCCACGAAATGGAAAGGACGTTGTAGTGATGTAGATTGGGTACAATGCTACTGTACTACCAGCGACGATGGTTACTGATTAGGAAGGAATGCCACTCTTCCAGTTGAATTTGGGAAGTAGTATAATGCTAGTAGAAAGGATGGCGAAAGTAAATGCTTGCAGAGCATATGGACTGTAATTGATGAGCTACGACTTTGTAGGATGTAAAAACAGACCCCTTTTTGTGTGTGTGCCTGTGAGTTTGTGTTATCTGTAGAAAACAAAACATGTAGAATGAACTTTTTTTCTCCCAAAATTGCTACTTTTATGCGGTGAGAAATGCAGTTTCAGAAGAAATATCACAAATGTATAGAAAATGCTAGGAATTGAGGGGTGATTATGGAGAATATTTCAGTAGTTTCATGCAAGTTAAAGACAGGAAAAGTCGCTGCTATAATATGTGGTTGTTTCTCTACAGGTATGTCGATGCCAGATGAATTTATGATACATGCAGCAGAAGGAAAGCTTTCCACTGGACCTGAGGGGACATTAGTGAGTCCAGATTGCCCGTTTGTGATCAAGAGGCTGGCAGACCCACTGAATAAGTCGTTCGAGCAAGTGCAGCGCTGGATAATGGAGATATTCCAGCTGAATGAGGAGGCGCATGAGATCACTTTGCAGCACATCCTGTATGTTAGGAACAATCTACTAGCTCCTCCTTCCACTGTGCTGATTGATATAGTGGGGAATGATTCCTGGAGGGCATTTCTGAACGTGGCATGGCGTCATGTTGGAGCTTTCATACTGTTCGTCACATGGAGTGCCAAGAAAACTACCTATGTTTCCAAGGCAATTGATGCCACGACGATTGCTGATGAAGATCCTGCTGTAACTGATGAATCTGATGATGGAAGCTGGCCAACTTGCAAGCATGATAAACCTTGTACCATTGAAACTTTATGGGACAGTCAAGACCAAGCGCGAAGGTTCTACTGCTGCCCTCTCTTTGGGGTGAGCTTCTCTGGAGATTGTTCATCAGTGTAGTATATGTAACTGCTCTGAATGATCACTGTATTGATCGGTAATGACAATTTCTGTTTTGTCAGGATTTCAAAGAAGACTGTGGATTCACCCAATGGTTGGACAAGGAGCTCCCTGGGAAGGCGACTGAGCACATGGGCTACCTTAGCGACAGTGTTGATTCCCTCCAGCAGCAGGTCGACATTCTGAAGTGCGAGCTTGAGGAACTTCGTCGCTGTCACCAGAAAAGGTCACTTGGAGAAGTTGTTATCAGTCTTGGAGACGAAAAGACACGCCCAAGCCAAATTCGTAGATTGGCCAAGGGAAATTA
This region of Lolium perenne isolate Kyuss_39 chromosome 2, Kyuss_2.0, whole genome shotgun sequence genomic DNA includes:
- the LOC127336202 gene encoding uncharacterized protein, with product MSMPDEFMIHAAEGKLSTGPEGTLVSPDCPFVIKRLADPLNKSFEQVQRWIMEIFQLNEEAHEITLQHILYVRNNLLAPPSTVLIDIVGNDSWRAFLNVAWRHVGAFILFVTWSAKKTTYVSKAIDATTIADEDPAVTDESDDGSWPTCKHDKPCTIETLWDSQDQARRFYCCPLFGDFKEDCGFTQWLDKELPGKATEHMGYLSDSVDSLQQQVDILKCELEELRRCHQKRSLGEVVISLGDEKTRPSQIRRLAKGN